A portion of the Gossypium arboreum isolate Shixiya-1 chromosome 8, ASM2569848v2, whole genome shotgun sequence genome contains these proteins:
- the LOC108469126 gene encoding uncharacterized protein LOC108469126 — translation MHRSSSSSRVSDEFFLNASPPQSVGSKQPSSETVPLNPQELPMYNPLSAAAKKERSRLRSAENAIHIIPLVLVLCAIILWFFSSPESRV, via the exons ATGCATCGATCATCTAGCAGTTCTCGAGTCTCCGATGAGTTCTTCCTCAACGCATCCCCACCCCAATCAGTGGGTTCCAAGCAACCATCCTCGGAGACGGTTCCCCTGAATCCGCAAGAACTGCCTATGTACAACCCCCTCTCAGCCGCCGCCAAGAAAGAAAGGTCTCGACTCAGATCTGCCGAGAACGCCATCCACATCATCCCTCTCGTTCTCGTTCTTTGTGCTATCATTCTTTGGTTCTTTTCCAGCCCAG AATCAAGGGTTTGA